CAGTGTGGCACTCTCCAAGAAGCCCTTTCCACACTCGGGACACTTGAAGGGCTTCTCACCCGAGTGAGTCTGCAGGTGTCGCATCAGTGTTGAGCTCTTACCAAAGTTCTTCCCACACACGCCGCACCGGTGTGCACCCGGAGCAGGAGGCTGTGGAGGTGCGCAGTTGCCAGGGCTCCGGGCCACGTGGATGCGTGCGTGACTTCGCAGCCCTGCGTGGCTGCGGAATGCCCGTGGGCACTGTGCACATTGGTGCAGTGGGTCGACGGGCGTGACGGATGTCCCCCACGGGTGTGCCCGTGCCTGGTGGAAGCGTAGCGCACTCTGTCGGAAGGTGCGGGCACAGAGTGGACAGCGGCAGGGCCGCTCTGGTGGGTGCAGGTGGCGCCGGTGCAGCAGCAGAGCCGGGAGGTGCGGGAAGCTGCGGCCGCAGGCACGGCAGGGGCAGGAGCGGCTGCGCTGTCTGTGCGCACTCTGGTGCAGGTCCAGGCGGCCGCTGTGGCGGAAGCTCTGGCCGCACTCACTGCAGATGTAGAGCGTCTGGCCCACATGGGCACGTCGGTGGGCGCGGAGGTCAGCAGCCAGGGCGTAGCGCTCGCCACAGTCTAGACAGCGGTAGCGGCTATCACCGCCATGCGCCCGCTCGTGACGCAGCAGCACCGAACTGTAGCGGAAGCTCTTGCCACACTCACTGCATATGTAAGGCCTTCCTGCAGCCGCCGCCACCTCTGATGCAGCTAACATGGcgagggccaggctggggggtCCCTGGAGCGCAGTCTGGCAGGGATGT
This region of Suricata suricatta isolate VVHF042 chromosome 6, meerkat_22Aug2017_6uvM2_HiC, whole genome shotgun sequence genomic DNA includes:
- the ZNF672 gene encoding zinc finger protein 672 is translated as MLAASEVAAAAGRPYICSECGKSFRYSSVLLRHERAHGGDSRYRCLDCGERYALAADLRAHRRAHVGQTLYICSECGQSFRHSGRLDLHQSAHRQRSRSCPCRACGRSFPHLPALLLHRRHLHPPERPCRCPLCARTFRQSALRFHQARAHPWGTSVTPVDPLHQCAQCPRAFRSHAGLRSHARIHVARSPGNCAPPQPPAPGAHRCGVCGKNFGKSSTLMRHLQTHSGEKPFKCPECGKGFLESATLVRHRRTHTGEKPYVCADCGRRFSESSTLLRHRRSHQGERPHACATCGKGFGQRSDLVVHQRIHTGERPFPCAECGRRFSDRSDLTKHRRTHTGEKPYHCELCGRRFTCVSNLNVHRRNHAGHKPHKCPECSKAFSVGSKLALHRKTHLGERPAECAECGKCFSHSRSLSQHQRAHTRARAATAATQATAGAALIFAGQAGQEKPDFLCPS